Proteins from a genomic interval of Youhaiella tibetensis:
- the pqqA gene encoding pyrroloquinoline quinone precursor peptide PqqA, whose translation MAWNKPKIVEVPVSMEINMYACATRK comes from the coding sequence ATGGCCTGGAACAAGCCCAAGATCGTCGAAGTGCCGGTGAGCATGGAAATCAACATGTACGCCTGCGCTACGCGCAAGTAA